Proteins from a genomic interval of Verrucomicrobiales bacterium:
- a CDS encoding helix-turn-helix transcriptional regulator encodes MQAYSVSIFPLGYSQFMSTGRPAKTQRTEFGERLLAARQQLGLSQTQMAEKLGITQPSYAGWERRETALKPDHLLHLAEILNVSVDHLLGKETGRQRGVGPAGKARQIFERVSQLPRATQQRILATVEDALTAYDVRKGNA; translated from the coding sequence ATGCAAGCCTATTCCGTATCTATTTTCCCCCTGGGTTACAGTCAATTCATGTCAACCGGTCGTCCAGCCAAGACCCAACGCACCGAGTTCGGTGAGCGATTACTCGCCGCCCGCCAGCAATTGGGACTCTCCCAAACCCAGATGGCCGAAAAACTCGGCATCACCCAACCTAGCTATGCGGGCTGGGAACGGCGGGAGACCGCTCTCAAACCCGATCATCTCCTCCACCTGGCGGAGATTCTTAATGTCAGCGTCGATCACCTTTTAGGCAAAGAAACAGGGCGCCAGCGGGGCGTAGGGCCCGCGGGCAAAGCTCGCCAAATCTTCGAGCGCGTGAGCCAACTTCCCCGCGCCACCCAGCAGCGCATCCTTGCCACCGTCGAAGATGCTCTCACCGCCTACGACGTCCGAAAAGGCAACGCCTGA